In the genome of Nocardia terpenica, one region contains:
- a CDS encoding GNAT family N-acetyltransferase has product MPDDSWIEELRAAIESENPGVSLWIHAADTYLIPARLIVPEGERNRGIGTAIMHRILAEADRRGVPTALTPSNAYGGAVTRLRPFYRRFGFVPNRGRARDFATAEAMVRAPKPEGIK; this is encoded by the coding sequence ATGCCCGACGACAGCTGGATCGAGGAGCTGCGGGCCGCGATCGAATCCGAGAATCCCGGCGTCTCGCTGTGGATTCACGCAGCCGACACCTACCTGATCCCGGCCCGCCTCATCGTCCCTGAAGGCGAACGCAACCGCGGAATCGGCACCGCGATCATGCACCGCATCCTGGCCGAGGCTGACCGACGGGGCGTGCCGACCGCGCTGACCCCCAGCAACGCATACGGCGGGGCGGTGACGCGGCTTCGCCCCTTCTACCGCCGATTCGGATTCGTCCCCAACCGTGGCCGGGCGCGCGACTTCGCCACCGCTGAGGCGATGGTCCGCGCCCCCAAACCCGAAGGAATCAAATGA